One Mustela nigripes isolate SB6536 chromosome 5, MUSNIG.SB6536, whole genome shotgun sequence DNA segment encodes these proteins:
- the SLC17A4 gene encoding probable small intestine urate exporter isoform X1 produces the protein MPSRTEAKGVGAISSDGNLSTTHAQTPRKGFCSVRHGLALLMHLCNFSIDSQKMSLSIAMPAMVNSTAQLRPLNASTERPPVDSQDGWNGTLQHSEAMGPVYNWGPEIQGIILSSYNYASFLPPIPTGYIAGIFGAKYLVGVNLLLSSVLALLIPLAADAGVLSIIVLRIVQGLAQVMVSTSQFSLWVKWSPPLEKSQLINIAVSGHLMGSFITLLIGGFLCQTKGWPSIFYIFGGIGCACSFLWFLLVYDDPKHHRFISAGEKEYIVCSLAQQGCSPGWSLPIKAMIKSLPLWGILVFHFTQFWIFNILIMYLPTYFNSVLQANFRDSGILSALLLGTACIGTILGGLLVDFLHSRKIFRLVTIRKLSTAIGVLVPSVVFVSLHWVRFSFSASMGLLALSSVTSTFCQTGALVNILDIAPRYTSFLQGLSEVFAYLSGAISSTVAGFLIGQDSEFGWRNVFLIAVSINMSGLVFYLIFGQAKVQDCATEQNFTQL, from the exons ATGCCTAGCAGAACAGAAGCCAAGGGAGTGGGAGCTATTTCCAGCGATGGTAATTTAAGCACGACTCATGCGCAAACCCCCAGGAAAG GCTTTTGTTCGGTCCGACATGGGCTGGCCCTCCTTATGCATCTCTGCAATTTTTCGATTGACTCTCAAAAGATGAGCCTGAGCATTGCCATGCCAGCCATGGTGAACAGCACGGCCCAGCTCAGGCCACTCAATGCCTCCACAGAAAGGCCTCCTGTCGACTCCCAGGACGGCTGGAATGGAACTCTGCAGCACTCTGAGGCCATG GGTCCCGTGTATAACTGGGGTCCTGAAATTCAGGGGATCATTCTCAGCTCGTACAACTATGCCTCATTCTTGCCTCCCATCCCTACTGGCTACATCGCTGGAATATTTGGAGCCAAGTACTTGGTGGGTGTTAATCTGCTTCTTTCCTCAGTCTTGGCCCTCTTGATTCCATTGGCTGCTGATGCAGGAGTGCTCTCGATCATTGTCCTGCGGATTGTTCAAGGCTTAGCCCAG gttaTGGTATCAACAAGCCAGTTTTCACTTTGGGTCAAATGGTCTCCCCCACTAGAGAAGAGTCAACTCATCAACATCGCTGTATCAG GGCATTTGATGGGATCCTTCATTACTTTGCTCATCGGTGGTTTCCTCTGCCAGACTAAAGGGTGGCCCTCTATCTTCTATATCTTTG GTGGAATTGGCTGTGCCTGttcttttctctggtttcttcttgtttatgATGACCCCAAACATCATCGGTTTATCAGTGCTGGAGAGAAGGAATATATTGTGTGTTCACTGGCTCAACAG GGCTGTTCACCAGGCTGGTCCCTTCCTATTAAGGCTATGATCAAATCCCTACCACTTTGGGGCATTTTAGTCTTTCATTTCACTCAATTctggatttttaatattttgatcaTGTACCTGCCAACATACTTCAACTCTGTACTTCAAGCTAACTTCAGAGAC AGTGGAATCCTATCAGCCCTGCTGTTAGGTACTGCCTGTATTGGCACTATCCTTGGAGGACTACTGGTGGATTTTCTTCACTCCAGAAAAATCTTCAGACTTGTTACCATCAGGAAACTCTCCACTGCCATTG GGGTTCTTGTCCCATCTGTGGTCTTCGTGTCCCTGCACTGGGTCAGATTCAGCTTCAGCGCCAGTATGGGCTTGTTGGCACTGTCTTCTGTCACCAGCACCTTCTGCCAAACAGGAGCCCTTGTTAACATCTTGGATATTGCTCCTCG GTACACCAGCTTTCTTCAGGGACTATCAGAAGTCTTTGCGTACTTATCGGGAGCCATTTCTTCCACTGTTGCTGGATTTTTAATCGGTCAG GATTCTGAGTTTGGCTGGAGAAATGTCTTCTTGATTGCAGTTTCTATTAACATGTCAGGCCTGGTCTTCTACCTCATCTTCGGCCAAGCAAAGGTCCAGGACTGCGCTACAGAACAGAATTTCACTCAGCTCTGA
- the SLC17A4 gene encoding probable small intestine urate exporter isoform X2, producing MPSRTEAKGVGAISSDGNLSTTHAQTPRKGFCSVRHGLALLMHLCNFSIDSQKMSLSIAMPAMVNSTAQLRPLNASTERPPVDSQDGWNGTLQHSEAMGPVYNWGPEIQGIILSSYNYASFLPPIPTGYIAGIFGAKYLVGVNLLLSSVLALLIPLAADAGVLSIIVLRIVQGLAQVMVSTSQFSLWVKWSPPLEKSQLINIAVSGHLMGSFITLLIGGFLCQTKGWPSIFYIFGGIGCACSFLWFLLVYDDPKHHRFISAGEKEYIVCSLAQQGCSPGWSLPIKAMIKSLPLWGILVFHFTQFWIFNILIMYLPTYFNSVLQANFRDSGILSALLLGTACIGTILGGLLVDFLHSRKIFRLVTIRKLSTAIGTPAFFRDYQKSLRTYREPFLPLLLDF from the exons ATGCCTAGCAGAACAGAAGCCAAGGGAGTGGGAGCTATTTCCAGCGATGGTAATTTAAGCACGACTCATGCGCAAACCCCCAGGAAAG GCTTTTGTTCGGTCCGACATGGGCTGGCCCTCCTTATGCATCTCTGCAATTTTTCGATTGACTCTCAAAAGATGAGCCTGAGCATTGCCATGCCAGCCATGGTGAACAGCACGGCCCAGCTCAGGCCACTCAATGCCTCCACAGAAAGGCCTCCTGTCGACTCCCAGGACGGCTGGAATGGAACTCTGCAGCACTCTGAGGCCATG GGTCCCGTGTATAACTGGGGTCCTGAAATTCAGGGGATCATTCTCAGCTCGTACAACTATGCCTCATTCTTGCCTCCCATCCCTACTGGCTACATCGCTGGAATATTTGGAGCCAAGTACTTGGTGGGTGTTAATCTGCTTCTTTCCTCAGTCTTGGCCCTCTTGATTCCATTGGCTGCTGATGCAGGAGTGCTCTCGATCATTGTCCTGCGGATTGTTCAAGGCTTAGCCCAG gttaTGGTATCAACAAGCCAGTTTTCACTTTGGGTCAAATGGTCTCCCCCACTAGAGAAGAGTCAACTCATCAACATCGCTGTATCAG GGCATTTGATGGGATCCTTCATTACTTTGCTCATCGGTGGTTTCCTCTGCCAGACTAAAGGGTGGCCCTCTATCTTCTATATCTTTG GTGGAATTGGCTGTGCCTGttcttttctctggtttcttcttgtttatgATGACCCCAAACATCATCGGTTTATCAGTGCTGGAGAGAAGGAATATATTGTGTGTTCACTGGCTCAACAG GGCTGTTCACCAGGCTGGTCCCTTCCTATTAAGGCTATGATCAAATCCCTACCACTTTGGGGCATTTTAGTCTTTCATTTCACTCAATTctggatttttaatattttgatcaTGTACCTGCCAACATACTTCAACTCTGTACTTCAAGCTAACTTCAGAGAC AGTGGAATCCTATCAGCCCTGCTGTTAGGTACTGCCTGTATTGGCACTATCCTTGGAGGACTACTGGTGGATTTTCTTCACTCCAGAAAAATCTTCAGACTTGTTACCATCAGGAAACTCTCCACTGCCATTG GTACACCAGCTTTCTTCAGGGACTATCAGAAGTCTTTGCGTACTTATCGGGAGCCATTTCTTCCACTGTTGCTGGATTTTTAA